The Thalassophryne amazonica chromosome 8, fThaAma1.1, whole genome shotgun sequence genome includes a window with the following:
- the ppp1r32 gene encoding uncharacterized protein ppp1r32, with amino-acid sequence MAEQQRIVKWTVGAPDSRRRMTSNPIKLYNTTYEASYGRFIFPRNSGTQSLLNFKPALYRPSFSHTGKPSLRHLLLDSFTSQTKRDYRPRDGGLCQMRTFPKIDMSFVPHHPVTTASQSHLTVGQRGECGFTEGADLHLMTFQENKSNMVGLRPTGKSVMKTDFLPPSQLRGVEKFHGISNRVFQESGFTHD; translated from the exons ATGGCTGAGCAGCAGAGGATAGTCAAGTGGACTGTTGGAGCACCAGACAGCAGGAGGCGAATGACCAGCAACcccatcaaactgtacaacacTACGTATGAGGCTTCGTATG GCAGATTCATCTTTCCTCGTAACAGTGGAACGCAATCCTTGTTGAACTTCAAACCAGCTCTGTATAGGCCCAGTTTCAGCCACACAGGCAAACCTTCACTGAG ACACCTATTATTGGACAGTTTCACATCCCAAACCAAGCGGGATTATCGGCCTCGTGATGGTGGCTTATGTCAGATGAGGACTTTCCCTAAAATA GATATGTCTTTTGTGCCCCACCATCCCGTGACAACAG CTTCTCAAAGCCATTTGACTGTGGGTCAAAGAGGAGAGTGTGGTTTCACTGAGGGAGCTGACCTTCATCTAATGACATTTCAAGAGAACAAGAGCAACATG GTTGGACTTCGCCCGACAGGAAAGTCAGTCATGAAGACTGATTTCTTGCCGCCATCACAACTACGG GGGGTAGAGAAATTTCACGGTATTTCCAATCGTGTTTTTCAAGAATCAGGATTCACTCATG ATTAA